Proteins from one Nicotiana tabacum cultivar K326 chromosome 23, ASM71507v2, whole genome shotgun sequence genomic window:
- the LOC107807348 gene encoding vacuolar-processing enzyme, whose translation MIFKYNVSVVFLVLLSIWVSTEGRSISQFLTEESEGTKWAVLVAGSNGWENYRHQADVCHAYQLLKDGGLKDENIIVFMYDDIANNRENPRPGVIINNPHGHDVYKGVPKDYVLEDVNANNFYNVILGNKSAVVGGSGKVVNSGPNDHIFIYYTDHGGPGVVSMPSGEDVYANDLIDVLKKKHASGTYDRLVFYLEACESGSMFDGLLPEGLDIYVMTASEPNEDSWATYCGEGTPDDPCLVECPPPEFQGVCLGDLYSVAWMEDSDVTDRDADSVQGQHSRVANRTAANITYGGYGSHVTEYGDIVVSFDRLSTYMGEASTNHSHASVNAMSFSTSSKSVDQYSAELFYLFTKHQNAPEGSHEKFEAHARLKEAISQRTQVDNSVKHLGELLFGVEKGNEVLHSVRPAGQPLVDSWDCLKSYVNIFEAHCGILSSYGKKHIRGIANICNAGITSEQMASTSAQACSS comes from the exons aTGATATTTAAGTACAATGTTAGTGTCGTATTTCTTGTTTTGCTCTCAATTTGGGTTAGCACTGAAGGTCGTAGTATCTCGCAATTCTTAACTGAAGAATCGGAAGGAACCAAATGGGCTGTCCTAGTTGCTGGCTCTAATGGCTGGGAAAATTATAGGCATCAG GCTGATGTATGTCATGCTTACCAATTACTAAAGGATGGAGGTCTAAAAGATGAAAACATCATCGTATTCATGTACGATGATATTGCTAACAATAGAGAGAACCCCAGACCTGGAGTCATTATCAATAACCCACATGGCCATGATGTTTACAAAGGTGTCCCCAAG GATTATGTGCTTGAAGATGTTAATGCCAACAATTTTTACAATGTTATCCTTGGCAACAAAAGCGCTGTAGTTGGGGGCAGTGGGAAAGTAGTGAACAGTGGTCCAAATGACCATATCTTCATCTATTATACTGATCATGGCGGCCCTGGTGTAGTTT CAATGCCAAGTGGAGAAGATGTTTACGCTAATGATCTGATTGATGTGTTGAAAAAGAAGCATGCTTCAGGGACATATGACAGACTG GTGTTTTATTTAGAAGCTTGTGAGTCCGGAAGCATGTTTGATGGTCTTCTCCCTGAAGGTCTAGACATATATGTCATGACTGCATCAGAACCTAATGAAGATAGTTGGGCGACGTATTGTGGTGAGGGTACTCCTGATGATCCCTGCTTGGTTGAGTGTCCCCCTCCCGAGTTTCAGGGTGTGTGCTTGGGAGATTTGTACAGTGTTGCCTGGATGGAAGATAG CGATGTAACAGATCGAGATGCTGACAGTGTGCAAGGGCAGCATAGCCGA GTTGCAAACAGAACTGCAGCTAACATAACATATGGCGGCTATGGCTCCCATGTCACAGAATACGGTGATATAGTGGTGAGCTTTGATCGACTTTCCACATATATGGGTGAAGCTTCCACAAACCACAGTCATGCCTCTGTGAATGCTATGTCATTCTCGACATCATCAAAGAGTGTGGATCAATACAGTGCTGAACTTTTCTATTTGTTCACCAAA CACCAAAATGCTCCTGAAGGGTCTCATGAGAAGTTTGAAGCTCACGCGAGACTTAAAGAAGCTATATCACAGAGAACTCAAGTGGACAACAGTGTAAAACATCTTGGGGAGCTTCTTTTTGGTGTTGAAAAAGGTAATGAGGTACTACACAGTGTTCGACCTGCTGGACAACCACTTGTTGACAGCTGGGATTGCCTTAAGTCCTAC GTCAACATATTTGAGGCACATTGTGGAATATTAAGCTCGTATGGAAAGAAACACATACGTGGTATAGCCAACATCTGCAATGCTGGAATTACGAGTGAACAAATGGCTTCTACATCTGCACAAGCATGTTCAAGTTAG
- the LOC107807347 gene encoding vacuolar-processing enzyme has product MIRYVVFLVLLSIWASVEGRSISQFLTEKSTGTKWAVLVAGSNGWWNYRHQADVCHAYQLLKKGGLKDENIIVFMYDDIANNTENPRPGVLINNPHGQDVYQGVPKDYVGEDVNADNFFNVILANKSGITGGSGKILDSGPNDNIFIYYTDHGGPGIVSMPTGLVYANDLINVLKKKHASGTYSKMVFYLEACESGSMFDGLLPEGLNIYVTTASKPDENSWGTYCGLGSGACLVECPPPEFDGVCLGDLYSVAWMEDSDVQDRQTTTLDNQYDRIACRTAANLTYGSHVMQYGDMELSVDALFQYMGSVSTSHSQAPCPMASAPSPMDAASFLTSSENVDQRDTELFYLTSKYQGAPKGSNEEFEANRKLNEVISQRNQVDNSVKRLGELLFGVEKGNEVLQSVRPAGQPLVDNWDCLKSYVKTFEAHCGKLTAYGKKHVRGIANICNAGIESEEMVAATAQACSS; this is encoded by the exons ATGATTAGATATGTCGTATTTCTCGTTCTTCTCTCAATTTGGGCCAGTGTTGAAGGTCGAAGTATCTCTCAATTCTTAACAGAAAAATCGACAGGGACCAAATGGGCTGTCCTAGTTGCTGGCTCCAATGGATGGTGGAACTACAGGCACCAG gCTGATGTGTGCCATGCTTACCAACTACTGAAGAAAGGGGGTCTCAAGGATGAGAACATCATTGTATTTATGTACGATGACATTGCTAACAATACAGAGAACCCTAGACCTGGAGTCCTCATCAATAACCCACATGGTCAAGATGTTTATCAAGGTGTTCCTAAG GATTATGTAGGTGAAGATGTTAATGCTGATAATTTTTTCAATGTTATACTTGCCAACAAAAGTGGTATCACTGGGGGTAGTGGGAAAATTTTGGACAGTGGTCCAAATGACAATATTTTCATCTATTATACTGATCATGGTGGCCCTGGCATTGTTT CAATGCCAACTGGACTTGTCTACGCGAACGATCTGATTAACGTGTTGAAAAAGAAGCATGCTTCTGGGACATATAGTAAAATG GTGTTTTACTTAGAAGCTTGCGAGTCTGGAAGTATGTTTGATGGTCTTCTTCCTGAAGGTCTAAATATCTATGTCACGACTGCATCAAAACCAGATGAAAACAGTTGGGGAACGTATTGTGGTTTGGGTAGTGGTGCTTGTTTAGTTGAGTGTCCTCCTCCAGAGTTTGACGGTGTTTGCTTGGGAGATTTGTACAGTGTTGCTTGGATGGAAGACAG TGATGTCCAAGATCGACAAACTACAACTTTGGATAACCAGTATGACAGG ATTGCATGCAGAACTGCAGCCAACCTAACATATGGTTCCCATGTCATGCAATATGGTGATATGGAGTTAAGTGTTGATGCTCTTTTCCAGTATATGGGTTCTGTTTCCACAAGCCATAGTCAAGCTCCCTGTCCCATGGCATCTGCTCCCAGTCCCATGGATGCCGCGTCATTCTTGACATCCTCAGAAAATGTGGACCAACGTGACACTGAGCTTTTCTACTTGACATCCAAA TACCAAGGTGCTCCTAAAGGATCTAATGAGGAATTTGAAGCTAATCGGAAGCTTAATGAGGTTATATCACAGAGAAATCAAGTGGATAACAGCGTAAAGCGTCTTGGAGAGCTTCTGTTTGGAGTTGAAAAAGGTAATGAGGTGCTGCAGAGTGTTCGACCTGCTGGACAaccacttgttgacaattgggattGCCTTAAATCCTAT GTCAAGACATTCGAGGCACATTGTGGAAAACTAACTGCGTATGGAAAGAAACATGTACGTGGTATCGCCAACATCTGCAATGCTGGAATTGAGAGTGAGGAGATGGTTGCTGCAACTGCACAAGCATGTTCAAGCTAA